The window TGCCCGGCATGATCATATCGCTGGCCATATAGGTCAGCAGTTCGAAAAAAGTGATTGCAAGGCAAAAGCCCAATAGATGTCGGGAGCTGATATTGATTAAAGGCTTGTGCATGGCGTCTCTTTTTTGCGCGAAGTTTAATATCGGGTCTTTTGCAACGCGCCGAGATTAATCACGGAACATGAATAGCTCCAATGAACTATTGAAACTCAAGGTTTCGATAGTTTTCGCTATGTTTCGATATTCCATTGATAGGAATAGGTAAATATGCCCGTACGAAAAATACTCGCGACAGGGCGGGCATTTATTTAGCAGTTATCGGATTGGGTATTTAGCTTACGAATGAAGGTTCAAATATCCACGTTATCGATGCTGGTAATACCCCGGCCCACCACGGTCGTAATGGTGATCGCCGTGGGGGAAAACGATGCAGCTGCTCAGGGCCAGGAGAGCGAGCAGGGGGAATCGGCAGTGCGATTCGACGGAACATTTCAAAATCCTCACGGGGCAATAAAGCCAAATCCAGTGATCGGCTGTAACATGAGACCCCGTTTTGTAGTGTCCTATCATCGGAGAAAGGTAGGGCTTGGCACGCGCTCTGATACAAATCGGATAATTTTTCAGGTTCAGGAACTCGCAATGACTCAGTCGCAACGTTTGAAATACTCGATTCTGATCTCGCTCGTGGTGTTGGGGATCATGTTCGGACTTTCGTATCTGCAAAACGCAGGTGTCATCAGCGAGAAGCTGTTTCAGTACATCGCCATCGGCGTGGCGGTGATCGTGGTGGTGGTCAATGGCGTGATGCGCCGCAAGGTCAAACCCTGAACGACGCATCTTGCGCGGATCACTCGCGATGAAGAATGGCTGCAGCGTGCGGATGCAGGCTGTAGCTTTTGTCCGGATTGAGCGTGATCACGCCTTCGCTGCACAAGCGTTTCAACACTTCCCGCACACTGAGAAAGGACAGGGGAATACCCAGCTCCAGCAAGTGGCTGTGCACGCCGCGCACGCCGAGGCTACGGTCGCTTTCGGCGGCAGTCAGCAAGGCGTCGATGACTTTGAGGCGGATCAGGCTGGTTCGCAGGCCAAAGCTCTTGAGCAGCAACCTGATCCGCTCGTTGCCATTGCGCTCAATGCGTTGACCAAAAACACCGGAGCCCATGGCGGAGCCCTTTGGCGCACTGCTACCGTCCGTTGGCAGTTGCGAGTTGTACATGCAAAAACTCCTTTTTCGAGCCGGCCAGGAAATGTGATGGGTGCTCTCATTCAATAAGACGTACGAGCGGGGCAAATAATGAAGCCCCGAATGTAGAAATTTTGTCGCCATCACGTCAGCGCCCCGTGAGATGCCTGTGAAAAGCGCTTTCATGGCCTAAATTTTTTGTCAGCGGTACTCGATATTTGCAGGTTCGTGACCTTCGATGACTAAGGGCCACCAGAAAGGTGGCCGCACAGTAACGCTGAAGTTGCTGGAGCGAGAAAAAGCAGGCCGCACCCCGCAAAAGGGGGCGGCCTTCAGCTTTTTGGGGGGTGTTGCGCAAGGGAGTTGAGGACCGGATTGCCATCCTTGTTGCGGGTCAGGTAGACCGGCAATACCTTGGGCAGGGAAGCCACCAGGTTGTCGAGCTCCTTGATGTTGTAGATGCCGCCGATGCGAATCGAGCCGGTACTGCTGTCGGCCACCATCACCGGTTTGCTCAAGTAGCGATTGATCAATGGCAATGCATCGGTCAACGCCAGATCATCGAGCACCAGTTTTCCGCTGCGCCAGGCCAGTGAGTTGTCATTGTCGTAGGTCTGACTGATCCGCGGAGTGAAGTCGCCGCGTCTATAGCTCGCCTGCATTGCTGGTTCGAGGCGCAAACCGTCACCCGCAACGGCGTCGTTACTGCTC of the Pseudomonas frederiksbergensis genome contains:
- a CDS encoding fe2+ zn2+ uptake regulation protein, with amino-acid sequence MYNSQLPTDGSSAPKGSAMGSGVFGQRIERNGNERIRLLLKSFGLRTSLIRLKVIDALLTAAESDRSLGVRGVHSHLLELGIPLSFLSVREVLKRLCSEGVITLNPDKSYSLHPHAAAILHRE